The following coding sequences are from one Massilia sp. H6 window:
- a CDS encoding GIY-YIG nuclease family protein, with protein sequence MGTPTVRNIGLAEVAKTFDVSPATLERQLALLGWGIVVNEAERLAASDAFGRGTAQPKVGTAAGNIGQDLPLTEWKHMEAAFRALVPQLGALPPEKSRPPKDRRAGAIYVLHDGVTGLSKIGCTSGTGRRQRSQMASHGTVLVNLLNATVADMRAAEAQCHEHFKAHRRNGEWFDAPFTDILNYIAVEIEWQEIDRENDARLVQYFAACRLGDMKAAKAALTEPNHPFAPPGAPIVVRSGA encoded by the coding sequence GTGGGTACGCCAACAGTACGAAATATCGGGCTTGCTGAGGTGGCCAAGACATTTGATGTCTCGCCAGCCACCTTGGAGCGTCAGCTCGCGCTGCTCGGTTGGGGAATAGTTGTGAACGAGGCCGAACGATTAGCTGCTAGCGATGCATTCGGCAGAGGTACGGCACAGCCGAAGGTGGGAACGGCTGCCGGTAACATAGGACAAGACTTGCCGCTAACGGAATGGAAGCATATGGAGGCTGCGTTTCGGGCGCTTGTCCCGCAGCTCGGCGCACTTCCGCCTGAGAAGTCTCGGCCGCCAAAAGATAGGCGTGCAGGGGCAATCTACGTGTTGCACGACGGGGTCACGGGCCTCAGCAAAATCGGATGTACAAGCGGTACGGGCCGACGCCAGCGGTCGCAAATGGCATCCCACGGGACTGTCTTGGTGAATTTATTGAACGCCACGGTTGCAGATATGCGCGCAGCTGAGGCGCAGTGCCATGAACATTTCAAGGCCCATCGTCGCAACGGAGAATGGTTCGACGCGCCCTTCACGGACATCCTTAACTACATTGCGGTTGAGATCGAATGGCAGGAAATCGATAGGGAGAATGATGCGCGATTGGTACAGTATTTCGCAGCTTGCCGCCTTGGCGACATGAAGGCGGCCAAGGCAGCGCTCACGGAGCCGAATCATCCCTTTGCGCCTCCAGGCGCTCCCATTGTCGTTCGGAGCGGCGCGTGA
- a CDS encoding phage integrase family protein, producing MSQHTEIALPDLAYDRSDYTALRAYCCKIPIERIADLYYSEDSPQVEQGLERFLIRMRNDMIERAIEHNPAFADILKGARQGGAITSRALDILVRAADPPKLVPHRDQRISQWMRPKTVQPLREEGVVTLGQLVDLIKRRGPGWWRPIPRIGRGRADKILRWLRHWPRELGDIDDAVWAAGALVDVDQLPALDPTSPDAIAPLGTFRLPAYLSGADGANRAPAFCFIGARHDLEAINIFLARYDDQEETQRSYRKELERLVLWCALVARKPLSSLLVDDCLAYKTFLAAPWPAFRGPRAPRHTRRWRPFAERPLSPASQRLAVVVLRATFDWLVKVRYLGGNPWVAVKDPKVAKRADPIKIERALEEDAWANVVGILQQRGQVEGNRQDRVALAALLLMGDSGVRRSEAAAARRDRLEPSRNTPDVWLLTVVGKGHKERLVPVSLRTIDALRAHWRDRGLNFDDAGGEQPLLGPVVVPGTETATSRHEEPNENGYHPASLYNLVDAALRRVRAFADAVRHGESPPFTTEQLLRLAKTSPHAFRHTFATLAVESKMPLELAQEILGHASVTTTRIYVRAREKRIAAAAGEYFGSLSQSDAAARPNAVSLEAHVSGAGDIS from the coding sequence ATGAGCCAGCATACCGAAATTGCCTTGCCCGATCTGGCGTACGACCGCAGCGATTACACGGCCCTGCGCGCGTATTGCTGCAAGATCCCGATCGAGCGCATCGCGGACCTCTACTATTCGGAGGACAGCCCGCAGGTCGAGCAGGGCCTGGAACGCTTCCTGATCCGCATGCGCAACGACATGATCGAACGCGCGATCGAGCACAACCCAGCCTTCGCCGACATCTTAAAAGGTGCGCGACAGGGGGGCGCCATCACCAGCCGCGCCCTCGACATCCTGGTGCGCGCGGCCGACCCGCCCAAGCTGGTACCGCACCGGGATCAGCGCATCAGCCAATGGATGCGACCGAAGACCGTGCAGCCGCTGCGTGAGGAAGGCGTCGTCACGCTCGGGCAGTTGGTCGACCTGATCAAGCGCCGCGGGCCAGGCTGGTGGCGGCCTATCCCGCGTATCGGTCGCGGACGAGCGGACAAGATCCTGCGATGGCTGCGGCACTGGCCGCGTGAGCTCGGCGACATCGACGACGCCGTTTGGGCAGCGGGCGCCCTCGTCGACGTGGACCAGCTGCCGGCGCTCGATCCGACATCGCCGGACGCGATTGCTCCGCTCGGGACCTTCCGATTGCCGGCATACCTGTCCGGCGCGGACGGCGCGAACCGCGCGCCGGCGTTCTGCTTCATCGGCGCGCGCCACGATCTTGAGGCGATCAACATCTTCCTGGCGCGCTACGACGATCAGGAAGAGACCCAGCGCTCCTACCGCAAGGAACTGGAACGCCTGGTCCTATGGTGCGCGCTGGTGGCGCGCAAGCCGTTGTCCTCGCTGCTGGTCGACGACTGCCTGGCCTATAAAACATTCCTTGCCGCGCCCTGGCCAGCCTTCCGTGGGCCGCGCGCACCACGCCATACCCGACGCTGGCGACCGTTCGCCGAGCGGCCGTTGTCGCCTGCTTCGCAGCGCCTCGCCGTCGTTGTCCTGCGGGCGACATTCGACTGGCTGGTCAAGGTGCGCTACCTCGGCGGCAACCCCTGGGTCGCAGTCAAGGATCCCAAGGTGGCCAAGCGGGCGGACCCCATCAAGATCGAACGCGCGCTCGAGGAAGATGCGTGGGCGAACGTCGTTGGCATCCTGCAGCAACGCGGACAGGTGGAGGGCAATCGCCAGGACCGCGTGGCCCTGGCGGCGCTGCTGCTCATGGGCGATTCAGGAGTGCGCCGCAGCGAGGCGGCGGCGGCACGCCGCGACAGGCTGGAGCCGAGCCGGAACACACCGGACGTGTGGCTGCTCACCGTGGTTGGCAAGGGGCACAAGGAGCGGCTCGTGCCGGTCAGCCTGCGCACCATCGACGCCCTGCGCGCACACTGGCGCGATCGCGGGCTCAACTTCGATGACGCCGGTGGCGAACAACCGCTGCTGGGACCGGTCGTGGTACCAGGCACAGAGACAGCTACAAGCCGGCACGAGGAGCCGAACGAGAACGGCTACCACCCGGCGTCGTTATATAACCTGGTCGACGCCGCGCTGCGCCGCGTGCGCGCGTTCGCCGACGCCGTTCGACATGGTGAAAGCCCGCCGTTCACCACCGAGCAGCTGCTGCGCCTCGCGAAGACGTCGCCACACGCTTTCCGGCACACGTTCGCCACGCTGGCAGTGGAAAGCAAGATGCCGCTCGAGCTGGCCCAAGAGATCCTGGGGCACGCCAGTGTGACTACGACCCGGATCTATGTCCGTGCTCGCGAAAAGCGGATCGCGGCAGCGGCAGGCGAGTATTTTGGGTCGTTGTCCCAGTCCGACGCGGCGGCGCGGCCGAACGCAGTGTCGCTGGAAGCCCATGTCTCGGGGGCTGGTGACATCAGCTAG
- a CDS encoding DUF4209 domain-containing protein, with protein sequence MTQSPPLTTVALTLRDFHRSGAAGIIAGHADAPLHALTPLLFEAGAAAQTAGDTTFAAMLILLGRICSIVLQPSNRGAPLTHMAAWSDGTTSFDPDHLQRQELDLLAQLVDQVDHVPLRARLADLVWLRAKRHGHAYPLRAIDDYRSVPPDPATWYEGGHAHWHRALQLAKELKGTAGIRLAEIEDVLVDRAERAENDPGYNALHFLRPLTEERLGLQHAERVTALLERRGRAAAAAHDAHAAAAHLEAAKTWFERARQFDRAAEMQALLARTWEAHADAAADAVTRHVFYNDAIRAYRAVSARFRSALGVDAALQGVRHKYNQAGGDAIGEMFIFRGPEIDLTDAAEAAVERVRQPDPLVALFALCSLQRLPAKADYMRGAEAFLNDAVLMRMMGGATLAEDGRVVARHAGSGAGNAPTSEQIEARAMLDFADYAGKMAAGMIAPALDQLHFDHVITSNDFRSIVEQSGMVLQDRAAMVGKALYAGYMGDLEHALHVLMPQFEHIVREVLKVAGALTTTHEPKDGLDMEIGLSRLTERPEMVTVFGEDLAFAVRAMMCVEPGPNLRNVVAHGLANSELCQGPYARYTWWLILRVIVEQFRVRWAMAGTTMADQRAREPR encoded by the coding sequence ATGACCCAGTCCCCTCCCCTTACCACTGTCGCGCTGACCTTGCGCGACTTCCACCGGTCCGGCGCCGCCGGCATCATCGCCGGGCACGCCGACGCGCCGCTGCACGCCCTGACGCCGCTGCTCTTTGAGGCAGGCGCGGCAGCACAGACCGCCGGCGACACCACGTTCGCGGCAATGCTGATCCTGCTCGGAAGGATCTGCTCGATCGTCCTGCAGCCATCGAATCGCGGAGCGCCGCTGACCCATATGGCAGCCTGGTCCGACGGCACCACCAGTTTCGATCCCGACCACCTGCAGCGGCAGGAGCTCGACCTGCTCGCGCAACTGGTGGACCAGGTCGACCACGTCCCGTTGCGCGCACGGCTGGCCGACCTGGTGTGGCTGCGCGCGAAGCGGCATGGTCACGCCTATCCGTTGCGGGCCATCGACGATTACCGGTCGGTACCGCCGGATCCGGCGACCTGGTACGAGGGCGGCCACGCCCACTGGCACCGCGCGCTGCAGTTGGCGAAGGAGCTGAAGGGCACTGCCGGCATTCGCCTGGCCGAGATCGAAGACGTCCTGGTCGACCGGGCCGAGCGCGCGGAAAACGACCCCGGGTACAACGCGCTTCACTTCCTGCGGCCACTGACCGAGGAACGGCTCGGGCTGCAGCACGCCGAGCGCGTCACCGCGCTGCTCGAGCGCCGGGGTCGCGCAGCCGCGGCCGCGCACGACGCGCACGCGGCCGCCGCGCACCTGGAGGCGGCGAAGACCTGGTTCGAGCGCGCGCGCCAGTTCGATCGCGCCGCCGAGATGCAGGCGTTGCTGGCCAGGACCTGGGAAGCGCATGCCGACGCGGCGGCGGATGCGGTAACCCGCCACGTTTTCTATAACGACGCGATCCGCGCGTACCGTGCCGTGTCGGCGAGATTCCGTAGCGCGCTCGGCGTCGACGCCGCCCTGCAGGGCGTGCGCCACAAGTACAACCAGGCCGGAGGTGACGCGATCGGCGAAATGTTCATCTTCCGCGGCCCTGAAATCGATCTCACCGATGCTGCCGAGGCGGCCGTCGAGCGGGTGCGCCAGCCCGATCCGCTGGTCGCGCTATTCGCGCTCTGCTCGCTGCAGCGGCTGCCGGCGAAGGCGGACTACATGCGGGGCGCAGAGGCCTTCCTGAACGACGCCGTGCTGATGCGGATGATGGGGGGCGCAACCCTCGCTGAGGACGGCCGCGTGGTCGCCCGTCACGCCGGCAGCGGCGCCGGCAACGCCCCGACATCGGAGCAAATTGAGGCCCGTGCGATGCTGGACTTCGCCGACTACGCGGGAAAGATGGCGGCCGGGATGATCGCGCCGGCCCTCGACCAGCTGCATTTCGACCACGTAATCACGTCGAACGATTTCCGGTCGATCGTGGAGCAAAGCGGCATGGTGTTGCAGGATCGCGCGGCCATGGTTGGCAAGGCCCTGTACGCCGGCTATATGGGCGACCTCGAGCACGCGCTGCACGTATTGATGCCACAATTCGAACATATCGTGCGTGAAGTGCTCAAGGTGGCAGGCGCGCTGACGACGACGCACGAACCGAAGGACGGTCTGGACATGGAAATCGGGCTGTCGCGTTTGACCGAGCGGCCCGAGATGGTGACCGTGTTCGGCGAGGACCTGGCGTTCGCCGTCCGTGCAATGATGTGCGTGGAGCCAGGGCCGAACCTGCGCAACGTGGTGGCGCATGGCCTGGCCAACAGCGAACTGTGCCAGGGCCCCTACGCCCGCTATACCTGGTGGCTCATCCTGCGCGTCATCGTCGAGCAATTCCGCGTGCGATGGGCGATGGCCGGCACCACCATGGCGGACCAGCGCGCCAGGGAGCCGCGATGA